The proteins below are encoded in one region of Pseudophryne corroboree isolate aPseCor3 chromosome 8, aPseCor3.hap2, whole genome shotgun sequence:
- the LOC134947680 gene encoding cis-aconitate decarboxylase-like: MLSTAVKNTKNLHQLSRHIHKLAAKVAVENQLEESVTNSFASFIHEIRPDHLSDIVRHRSKRMILDSIGVGLVGSTTHVFNIVVKYCQDLYFSTSGNSALCSVYGQKGLKLSPTLAAYANGVAAHSMDFDDTWHPATHPSGAVLPAILALSQILSQGREISGEELLTAFNVGIEIQGRLMGFSSEAKSIPKKFHPPSVVGTMGSAAASAKLLSLDKDQCTHALAIAASLAGAPMANAATLAKPLHIGNATRLGLEAAILAAKGMEANTLILDDVPGCAGFSAFYGDYQPTSLSPPGKHYEFLLEKQDIAFKSFPAHLGMHWVADAAVSVRNRVVQQYGSFDPSSIQSIVLRVPVSKYINRPSPDSEHQARHSFQFNACTALLDGEVNVRSFHEDTMFRTELQNLLSKVVVEHPQDNEANFDKMYAEVAVLLRNGDLVTGKCDTFYGHWRKPLSRESLLKKFTSNARHVLQENQVQGVIQIVDNLESVKDSSLLPLLLQ; encoded by the exons ATGCTTTCTACAGCTGTTAAA AACACAAAGAATCTTCACCAACTATCAAGGCACATCCACAAGTTGGCTGCAAAAG TGGCTGTGGAAAACCAGTTAGAAGAATCCGTCACCAACAGTTTTGCCTCATTCATCCATGAGATCCGCCCCGATCACCTCTCTGATATTGTGCGGCACAGAAGTAAGCGCATGATCCTGGACAGCATTGGGGTCGGACTGGTTGGCAGCACAACTCATGTCTTCAATATCGTGGTGAAATACTGCCAG GATCTATACTTTTCAACATCTGGAAATTCTGCCCTTTGTTCAGTCTATGGACAGAAAGGTTTAAAGCTCTCTCCAACCCTGGCTGCCTATGCCAATGGAGTTGCT GCTCACTCCATGGACTTTGATGACACGTGGCACCCTGCCACACACCCTTCTGGTGCCGTGCTTCCTGCCATCCTGGCACTGTCACAGATACTTTCACAAGGCAGAGAGATCAGTGGTGAGGAACTGCTGACGGCTTTCAATGTGGGGATTGAAATACAAGGAAGACTTATGGGTTTCTCCAGCGAAGCAAAGAGCATTCCTAAAAA ATTTCATCCACCGTCTGTGGTTGGCACCATGGGAAGTGCTGCAGCATCAGCCAAACTCCTCTCATTAGATAAAGATCAATGCACTCATGCCCTGGCGATTGCAGCGTCCCTTGCTGGTGCTCCTATGGCAAATGCTGCCACCCTGGCTAAACCCCTGCACATTGGCAATGCCACAAGGTTAGGTCTGGAAGCTGCTATCCTGGCTGCTAAGGGAATGGAGGCCAATACTCTCATACTTGATGATGTGCCCGGCTGCGCTGGGTTTAGTGCATTTTATGGCGATTACCAGCCTACATCATTATCTCCACCAGGAAAACATTATGAATTTCTCCTTGAGAAGCAAGACATTGCATTCAAGTCTTTTCCTGCACATCTAGGAATGCACTGGGTCGCTGATGCTGCTGTCTCAGTTAGGAATAGAGTTGTCCAACAATATGGCTCATTTGACCCATCCTCTATTCAGTCTATTGTTCTTAGAGTCCCAGTATCCAAATACATTAACAGGCCTTCTCCAGACTCAGAGCACCAGGCTCGCCACTCTTTCCAGTTCAATGCCTGCACCGCACTCCTGGATGGTGAAGTCAATGTCCGCTCCTTCCATGAAGACACCATGTTTCGTACAGAACTCCAGAATCTCCTGAGCAAAGTGGTGGTGGAACATCCTCAAGATAATGAAGCCAACTTTGACAAGATGTATGCAGAGGTGGCTGTGCTGCTGAGAAATGGGGATCTGGTGACCGGGAAATGTGACACTTTTTATGGGCATTGGAGAAAACCACTGAGCCGGGAATCACTGCTTAAGAAATTCACCTCCAATGCCAGACATGTCCTGCAGGAGAACCAGGTGCAAGGAGTAATACAGATAGTAGACAATCTGGAGAGTGTCAAAGACAGCTCCCTACTGCCATTGCTACTTCAGTAA